A single region of the Bacillus cereus genome encodes:
- the phoU gene encoding phosphate signaling complex protein PhoU, which translates to MVREQFQYDLKTLQQKVVELGELAREALLIAMEGLHKRDVEKALEVIDGDYRMDNLEEEINDLALMLITKQQPVASDLRRIFISIKTATDLERIADHAVNIAKSTIRLGEKEVVVSLQNLDEMFEIAHKMLNLALEAYEQENLTFARQIAEMDDSVDEIYGKAIREFISSIPGQPEAITQITQLSFVARYIERVADHVTNIAENVFYLVKGKHYLLNE; encoded by the coding sequence ATGGTAAGAGAACAGTTTCAATATGATTTAAAGACGTTACAACAAAAGGTAGTTGAACTTGGTGAATTAGCAAGGGAAGCTTTATTGATTGCTATGGAAGGGCTTCACAAAAGAGATGTAGAGAAAGCATTAGAGGTCATTGATGGTGATTATCGCATGGATAATTTAGAAGAAGAAATAAATGACCTTGCACTTATGCTTATTACAAAGCAGCAGCCTGTAGCAAGTGATTTACGAAGAATTTTCATTTCAATTAAAACAGCGACAGATTTAGAACGAATTGCAGATCACGCTGTTAATATTGCGAAATCAACAATTCGTCTTGGAGAAAAAGAAGTGGTTGTTAGCTTGCAGAATCTTGATGAAATGTTTGAGATTGCTCATAAAATGTTAAATTTAGCATTAGAAGCATACGAGCAAGAAAATTTAACTTTTGCTAGACAAATTGCTGAAATGGATGATTCAGTTGATGAAATTTATGGGAAGGCGATTCGTGAATTTATTTCCTCTATCCCTGGACAACCAGAAGCGATTACACAAATTACACAACTATCCTTTGTTGCAAGATATATTGAGCGTGTAGCAGACCATGTTACCAATATTGCTGAGAATGTATTTTATTTAGTAAAAGGAAAGCATTATTTATTGAATGAGTAG
- a CDS encoding sugar phosphate nucleotidyltransferase encodes MKGVILAGGKGRRLRPLTCNTPKPMLPLLEKPVLEYNIELLRQHGIREIAITVQYMSTAIKQYFGDGSKWGVNLYYFEDSPPLGTAGSIKQAESFLDETFVVISGDALTDFQLSEGIAFHEQKKRMVTMFVKEVENPLSFGLVVTNKEQEIIRYIEKPSWNEVVSNVVNTGIYIMEPEIFSYIPSMGFFDFSHDVFPLLANKNTLFAYLSEDYWLDIGTFDQYRQAQFDLLTKKLKVPIPYTEVLPMVWMGEGVTIGKGTKIHGPSFIGEGAIIGAGAVIEPYSIIGKNSIVSSYSHLQKSIVFANARIGKYCELLETTIGEHTMVEDDVTLFQKSIVADRCHIGKSTVIKQKGKLWPYKVIDSHSIVGSAGVQESEKGAGWLQKSRIVGRGNVEITPQFIVKAAMAYGSLFVKGESILIGSQENIETTSYKNLFLHAIHGIGIHTMECKEMNESLFQYAIHNLNCAGGVFIQVESDRGIVIKMYGRDGMLSYKQQKMIEQLYMSESFRYVCEKEMGRSKQVHVSLNNYIEAVLEHIDIEKIQKQKFHLLINKRNDMLQQLLMLFLQRLGCTVTWIYAGEQKDHVKALMKSSKANMALMFSEQGNQFDLYDNHSNIYQGTDFEEVDIPDLLFESAGEIYPMSLKLGGCYLLFYMHDEKKSFQIRWKRDILYRIGKLFELIALQGKTFLSIIEQSPPLYLLCDEVVCSWKEKGKVMRKLLADMERKEDGILKGVQFKYTEKEWSYIVSDAKQPKFLVYSHARNPVIARENMKNLIEKIRQYQKV; translated from the coding sequence ATGAAGGGGGTTATTTTAGCTGGAGGAAAGGGAAGACGCCTTAGACCATTAACATGTAATACTCCAAAACCGATGTTACCATTGTTAGAAAAGCCGGTTCTTGAATATAATATTGAATTATTACGTCAGCATGGAATTCGTGAAATTGCAATTACCGTTCAATATATGAGTACAGCTATTAAGCAGTACTTTGGTGATGGTAGTAAATGGGGAGTTAACTTGTATTATTTTGAAGACTCTCCCCCACTTGGAACCGCAGGGAGTATTAAGCAAGCGGAAAGTTTTTTAGATGAAACATTTGTTGTTATTAGTGGGGATGCACTAACTGATTTTCAATTATCAGAAGGAATTGCATTTCATGAACAGAAGAAGAGAATGGTAACGATGTTTGTGAAAGAAGTAGAAAATCCACTCTCATTTGGGTTAGTTGTAACGAATAAAGAACAAGAAATTATACGATATATAGAAAAACCGAGTTGGAATGAGGTAGTTTCTAATGTTGTGAATACAGGTATTTATATAATGGAGCCGGAAATTTTTTCTTACATACCATCCATGGGATTTTTTGATTTCAGTCATGATGTATTCCCATTATTGGCAAATAAAAATACGTTATTTGCATATTTATCAGAAGACTATTGGCTAGATATTGGTACATTTGATCAATATCGGCAAGCTCAATTCGATTTGTTGACGAAAAAATTGAAGGTGCCTATTCCATATACAGAAGTATTACCAATGGTGTGGATGGGAGAAGGCGTAACGATAGGAAAAGGGACGAAAATTCATGGTCCTTCTTTTATTGGAGAAGGAGCAATAATTGGTGCTGGTGCTGTAATTGAACCGTACTCTATTATAGGGAAAAATAGTATCGTTTCAAGTTATTCTCATCTTCAAAAAAGCATCGTTTTTGCAAACGCCCGTATCGGAAAATATTGTGAGTTGCTAGAAACAACAATTGGAGAGCATACAATGGTTGAAGATGATGTTACACTTTTTCAAAAAAGTATCGTAGCGGACCGTTGCCATATAGGGAAAAGTACAGTAATTAAGCAAAAAGGAAAACTATGGCCATATAAGGTGATAGATAGTCATTCAATAGTAGGCTCTGCTGGTGTTCAAGAGAGTGAAAAGGGGGCAGGATGGTTACAAAAAAGCCGGATTGTAGGAAGAGGCAATGTTGAGATTACCCCTCAATTTATTGTGAAAGCCGCAATGGCTTATGGTTCTCTTTTTGTAAAAGGAGAGAGTATATTAATCGGAAGTCAAGAAAATATAGAAACAACGTCCTATAAAAACTTATTCCTCCATGCTATTCATGGTATTGGGATTCATACGATGGAATGTAAAGAAATGAACGAGTCACTTTTTCAGTATGCCATTCATAATTTGAACTGTGCAGGTGGGGTTTTTATTCAAGTAGAAAGTGATAGAGGGATTGTTATAAAGATGTATGGCAGGGATGGAATGTTATCGTATAAGCAGCAAAAAATGATCGAACAACTATATATGTCTGAGTCGTTTCGTTACGTATGTGAGAAAGAAATGGGGCGAAGTAAGCAGGTTCATGTTTCTTTAAATAATTATATAGAAGCAGTATTAGAACACATTGATATAGAGAAAATACAAAAACAGAAGTTCCATCTTCTTATTAATAAGAGAAATGATATGTTACAACAGTTACTTATGCTCTTTCTGCAAAGGCTTGGGTGCACAGTTACATGGATTTATGCGGGGGAACAAAAAGATCATGTGAAAGCTTTGATGAAATCGAGTAAAGCAAATATGGCGCTTATGTTTTCTGAACAAGGAAATCAATTCGATTTATATGATAATCATAGTAATATTTACCAAGGAACTGATTTTGAAGAAGTAGATATTCCTGATTTATTATTTGAATCAGCAGGTGAAATTTACCCAATGTCTTTGAAATTGGGCGGTTGTTATCTTCTATTTTATATGCATGATGAAAAAAAGTCTTTTCAAATAAGATGGAAGCGAGATATTTTATATCGAATAGGAAAATTATTTGAGTTAATAGCACTGCAGGGAAAAACATTTCTCAGCATAATAGAGCAGTCACCTCCGCTCTATTTACTTTGTGATGAAGTTGTGTGTTCGTGGAAGGAAAAAGGGAAAGTGATGCGGAAATTATTGGCTGATATGGAAAGAAAAGAAGACGGGATATTAAAAGGAGTACAGTTCAAATATACAGAAAAAGAGTGGTCTTATATCGTTTCTGACGCAAAACAACCAAAATTTTTAGTGTATTCACATGCTAGAAACCCAGTGATAGCAAGGGAAAACATGAAAAATCTTATAGAAAAAATTAGACAATATCAAAAGGTGTAG
- the pstC gene encoding phosphate ABC transporter permease subunit PstC: protein MAHNDKSQITFSVQHLIERNTNRRKKAQRINRIVPLLLKIIASVSIVTTLGIIITLANETIMFFQKISLYSFLTEQEWLPFFEDPKFGILPLICGTILVTAIAMVVAIPIGLGCAVFLSEYASNGARKILKPLLELLAGIPTIVYGFFALTVVTPLLQRIIPDLQFFNAISPGIVIGFMMVPTVASLSEDAMRAVAKGIKEASLGLGATRFEMVKQIVFPSAFTGIMAAIILAASRAIGETMIVVIAAGSTPNISIDPTHSIQTLTAYIVQVSLGDAPHGTLTYYSMYAVGATLFMFTFIMNIISQYIMRRFRRVT, encoded by the coding sequence TTGGCTCATAATGACAAAAGTCAAATTACATTTTCTGTACAACATTTGATTGAGAGAAATACAAATAGAAGAAAAAAAGCGCAGCGAATCAATCGAATAGTTCCGTTATTACTAAAAATAATTGCTAGCGTGTCTATAGTGACGACACTTGGAATTATTATTACGTTGGCTAATGAAACAATCATGTTTTTTCAAAAAATATCATTATACTCCTTTTTGACGGAGCAAGAATGGTTACCTTTTTTTGAAGATCCTAAATTCGGTATATTACCACTTATATGTGGAACAATTCTTGTAACAGCAATTGCTATGGTTGTAGCAATTCCTATCGGTTTAGGGTGTGCCGTATTTTTGAGCGAATATGCTTCAAATGGTGCTCGGAAAATATTAAAACCGTTGTTAGAGCTACTAGCAGGTATCCCAACAATTGTATATGGTTTTTTCGCATTAACAGTTGTTACGCCACTTTTACAACGGATCATACCAGATTTGCAGTTTTTTAATGCTATTAGCCCAGGCATTGTGATTGGATTTATGATGGTACCTACGGTTGCCTCGCTTTCTGAAGATGCAATGAGAGCTGTAGCGAAAGGAATTAAAGAAGCTTCACTAGGGCTAGGGGCAACTCGTTTTGAGATGGTAAAACAAATAGTATTTCCATCGGCTTTTACGGGCATTATGGCAGCGATTATATTGGCAGCTTCTCGGGCGATTGGTGAAACAATGATTGTTGTTATTGCAGCTGGATCAACACCTAATATATCGATAGATCCGACTCATTCCATTCAAACATTAACAGCTTATATTGTACAAGTGAGTTTAGGGGATGCTCCGCATGGAACGCTTACTTATTACAGCATGTATGCTGTAGGTGCGACTTTATTCATGTTTACTTTTATTATGAACATCATTTCGCAGTATATTATGCGCCGTTTTAGGAGGGTGACATAA
- a CDS encoding PstS family phosphate ABC transporter substrate-binding protein yields MKWMSVSIKILTLSACILFYNMSTAFATNEMGEVRVDGSSTVFPIIEAVAEEYTKAHPNVKISISISGTGGGFNRFSKGEVDINNASRVMKRVEENAMKKNSIQFTPFEVAYDGLTIVVNRQNTWVNNITIDELRLLWGEDGSSKRWSQIHSSWPREQIKFYAPGVDSGTYDYFQNVVLQNSRLVKTVSLSEDDQVIMQGVMNDKNAIAFVGYAYYMANQDKVKAIKVNGVFPTKETIQSGAYKPLARPLFAYVNDASIRNKMNVANYVEFMIKHVGNLAEEVGYVKLPKEKYNEQLRMLTEIKR; encoded by the coding sequence GTGAAATGGATGAGTGTATCGATTAAGATTTTGACATTATCGGCATGTATTCTTTTTTATAACATGTCTACTGCATTCGCTACAAATGAAATGGGAGAAGTGAGAGTTGATGGATCCTCAACGGTTTTTCCTATTATAGAGGCAGTAGCAGAAGAATATACAAAGGCTCATCCAAACGTGAAAATTTCTATTAGCATTTCTGGGACAGGAGGAGGATTTAATCGCTTCAGTAAAGGAGAAGTAGATATAAACAATGCTTCGAGAGTGATGAAGCGTGTAGAAGAAAATGCAATGAAGAAAAATTCCATTCAATTTACGCCATTTGAGGTTGCTTATGATGGTCTTACGATTGTTGTGAATCGTCAAAATACGTGGGTAAACAATATAACGATAGACGAGTTACGTCTACTATGGGGTGAAGATGGAAGTTCAAAACGATGGTCGCAAATTCATTCATCATGGCCACGTGAACAAATTAAATTTTATGCGCCAGGCGTAGACTCTGGTACTTATGATTATTTTCAAAATGTTGTCTTACAAAATAGTCGCCTTGTAAAAACGGTCTCTTTGTCTGAAGACGATCAAGTGATTATGCAAGGGGTAATGAATGATAAAAATGCCATTGCTTTTGTAGGATATGCTTATTATATGGCTAACCAAGATAAGGTGAAAGCAATAAAGGTGAATGGTGTATTTCCAACGAAAGAGACCATTCAGTCAGGTGCGTATAAGCCTTTAGCTAGACCGCTATTTGCTTATGTAAATGATGCATCTATCCGAAATAAAATGAATGTAGCAAATTATGTTGAGTTTATGATTAAACATGTTGGCAACCTCGCTGAAGAGGTCGGATATGTAAAATTGCCAAAAGAAAAATACAATGAACAGCTGCGGATGTTAACAGAAATAAAAAGGTAA
- a CDS encoding MFS transporter, protein MKWKHVIGDVEVNRDLVLLLVIGGLYTLAISLSNTFVNIYLWKQTQNYVNLGLYNLASVVLQPLTFLVGGKLAKRIDRSILLRIGVGTLAVFFIVVLVAGKSASHYILLMGALLGVGYGFYWLAFNLLTFEITEPETRDFFNGFLGLLTSFSGMIGPIAAGYTISRMEKWSGYTVVFFLSLMLFAIAVVLSFFLSKRECEGRYEIVQVLKERRVDENWGRITRAHFFQGLREGTFIFVISVYVYLASGSELALGKYSLVNSAVSFVCYYLVARMLKKEWRKKAILLGGIILYAVVFLVIFNVTYTKLLIYAACIAVAYPILLVPYGSMTYDVIGRAKQAREWRVEYVVVRELWLNAGRICSILSFLCAVIFFPPEKSLPFLLCILGAGHFLIYFAVKNVKYDEGNVNKTSVVAQETTQNQTEPEG, encoded by the coding sequence ATGAAGTGGAAACATGTAATTGGTGATGTTGAAGTGAATCGTGATTTAGTATTATTGCTCGTTATAGGAGGTTTATACACGCTCGCAATTTCTTTATCGAATACGTTTGTAAACATTTATTTATGGAAGCAAACACAAAATTATGTGAATCTAGGCTTGTATAATTTGGCCAGCGTGGTATTGCAACCCCTAACATTTCTTGTAGGCGGAAAATTAGCGAAACGTATTGATCGTTCAATTTTATTACGAATAGGTGTAGGCACGTTAGCTGTTTTTTTTATCGTCGTTTTAGTAGCGGGAAAAAGTGCTTCTCACTATATTTTACTAATGGGAGCTCTTTTGGGAGTTGGTTATGGTTTTTATTGGCTCGCATTTAACTTGTTGACTTTTGAGATTACAGAACCAGAAACAAGAGATTTTTTTAATGGTTTTCTCGGACTTCTTACATCGTTCTCTGGAATGATTGGGCCAATAGCAGCCGGATATACAATTTCACGTATGGAAAAATGGAGTGGTTATACTGTCGTTTTCTTCCTCTCGTTAATGCTATTTGCGATTGCAGTTGTTTTAAGCTTTTTTTTATCAAAGAGAGAATGTGAAGGGCGCTATGAAATTGTACAAGTATTGAAAGAGCGGCGAGTTGATGAAAACTGGGGAAGAATTACACGCGCTCATTTCTTCCAAGGTTTAAGAGAAGGAACGTTTATTTTCGTTATTTCGGTATACGTCTATTTAGCATCTGGTAGCGAGTTAGCACTAGGGAAATATAGTTTAGTGAATTCTGCAGTATCATTTGTATGCTATTATTTAGTTGCTCGTATGTTAAAGAAAGAATGGCGAAAAAAAGCAATTTTACTCGGTGGTATTATTTTATACGCGGTTGTATTTTTAGTTATTTTCAATGTTACATATACGAAATTACTTATTTATGCAGCATGTATTGCGGTTGCATATCCCATTTTACTCGTTCCGTACGGCTCCATGACATACGATGTAATTGGTAGAGCAAAACAGGCGAGAGAATGGCGTGTAGAATATGTAGTGGTCAGGGAATTATGGTTAAATGCTGGAAGAATTTGTTCCATTTTAAGTTTTTTATGTGCTGTTATATTCTTTCCACCTGAAAAAAGCTTACCTTTCTTACTATGTATTTTAGGAGCTGGACATTTCCTTATTTATTTTGCGGTTAAAAATGTCAAATATGATGAGGGAAATGTGAACAAAACCAGCGTTGTAGCACAAGAAACCACACAGAATCAAACTGAACCAGAAGGTTAA
- a CDS encoding peptidoglycan D,D-transpeptidase FtsI family protein: MSKKQKKNQTKTKTHVPFRLNVLFFCVFLMFSAVIVRLGYVQIVRGEEYKNEVEKKENSTISNPVPRGKIFDRNGEAVVDNEPIRTITFTKMKGSTAADRLETAKKLADLIEVPTDKLTDRDKKDYWLALHKEEAEAKITKKDREEFKVNKIDDKELDERQRNRVTEEEINQLSAKDLEILAIKSKMESGYAMTPQIVKKGATEEEYAIISENLAKLPGVDTNVDWERKYKYDDMFRSVLGGVTTSDEGLPRERLDYYLVRDYNRNDRVGKSYLEQQYEDSLHGTKAEVRNVTDKDGNILETINVSQGQRGNDLNLTIDMELQKRVEEILAKNLMRFKGGEPLLDRAFVVMMNPKNGEVLSMAGKQLVNEGGETKVKDFALGTMTSSYPMGSTVKGATVLTGYQTGAIQPGSVLLDEPIKLKGTPTKSSWKTMGYINDLTALKMSSNVYMFKTAMNIAGVPYVRGGTLDIPQKAFDTMRYYFGQFGLGVKTGIDLPNETAGQMGRGNQPGFLLDLAIGQYDTYTPLQLAQYISTIANGGYRMQPQVVKEIREPSAKPEEVGKVVQSMEPKVLNRVDMPESQIKRVQEGFRQVYNDSGGTATKYFAGAPYKAAGKTGTAQTVYGGDKEIGRNAKGERIETYNLTLVGYAPLEDPEVAFSVVVPWVHDDKTGINGYIGREIMDAYYDLKKQALTGEAPKDEKEKKNNTQDDE, encoded by the coding sequence ATGAGCAAGAAGCAGAAAAAGAACCAGACAAAGACAAAGACCCACGTTCCCTTTCGGTTAAACGTGTTGTTTTTTTGCGTGTTTTTAATGTTCTCCGCGGTTATTGTAAGACTTGGATACGTACAAATTGTTCGTGGTGAGGAATATAAAAATGAAGTTGAGAAGAAAGAAAATTCAACGATAAGTAATCCTGTACCGCGTGGGAAAATATTTGATCGTAATGGAGAAGCGGTCGTAGATAATGAGCCTATTCGTACAATTACATTTACAAAAATGAAGGGATCAACTGCAGCAGATCGCTTAGAAACAGCGAAAAAGTTAGCAGATTTAATTGAAGTCCCGACAGATAAGTTAACGGATCGCGATAAAAAAGACTATTGGCTTGCTTTACATAAAGAAGAAGCAGAGGCAAAAATCACAAAAAAAGATCGTGAAGAGTTTAAAGTGAATAAAATTGACGATAAAGAACTAGATGAACGTCAACGAAATCGTGTAACAGAAGAAGAGATTAATCAACTGTCAGCAAAAGATTTAGAAATATTGGCGATCAAAAGTAAGATGGAAAGCGGATATGCAATGACGCCGCAAATCGTTAAAAAAGGTGCAACAGAAGAAGAATACGCGATTATTAGTGAAAATTTGGCGAAATTGCCAGGTGTAGATACAAATGTCGACTGGGAACGAAAATATAAGTATGATGATATGTTCCGAAGTGTACTTGGTGGTGTAACGACTTCTGATGAAGGGTTACCGAGAGAGCGATTAGATTACTATCTTGTTCGCGATTATAATCGTAACGATCGCGTAGGAAAAAGTTACCTTGAGCAACAATATGAAGATAGCTTACATGGCACAAAAGCTGAAGTTAGAAATGTTACAGATAAAGATGGTAATATTTTAGAAACTATTAATGTGTCACAAGGACAACGAGGTAACGACCTGAATTTAACAATCGATATGGAATTACAAAAGCGCGTAGAAGAAATTCTTGCGAAAAACTTAATGAGATTTAAAGGGGGCGAACCTCTTTTAGACCGCGCATTCGTTGTAATGATGAACCCGAAAAATGGTGAGGTTTTATCTATGGCGGGGAAACAATTAGTGAATGAGGGCGGCGAAACGAAAGTAAAAGATTTCGCATTAGGAACGATGACAAGTTCTTATCCGATGGGTTCAACTGTAAAAGGTGCGACAGTACTTACGGGATATCAAACTGGTGCAATTCAACCTGGATCCGTACTGTTAGATGAACCGATTAAATTAAAAGGGACACCTACGAAGTCATCTTGGAAAACGATGGGGTATATTAATGACCTTACAGCGTTAAAAATGTCTTCTAACGTTTATATGTTTAAAACTGCGATGAATATTGCAGGGGTTCCATACGTACGAGGCGGTACTTTAGATATCCCGCAAAAAGCATTTGATACGATGCGTTATTATTTTGGTCAGTTTGGGCTGGGTGTAAAAACAGGTATTGATTTACCAAATGAAACGGCTGGTCAAATGGGTAGAGGAAATCAACCAGGTTTCTTATTAGATTTAGCAATCGGACAGTATGATACGTATACACCTCTTCAATTAGCGCAATATATTTCGACGATTGCAAATGGTGGATATCGTATGCAACCTCAAGTTGTAAAGGAAATTCGTGAGCCATCGGCGAAGCCAGAGGAAGTTGGAAAAGTTGTTCAATCCATGGAACCGAAAGTATTAAATCGCGTTGATATGCCTGAATCGCAAATTAAACGTGTTCAAGAAGGATTTAGACAAGTGTATAACGATTCAGGTGGTACAGCTACGAAATACTTTGCAGGCGCACCATATAAAGCTGCTGGGAAAACAGGTACAGCTCAAACTGTATATGGCGGAGATAAAGAGATTGGTAGAAATGCAAAAGGTGAGCGTATTGAAACATATAACTTAACATTAGTAGGTTATGCGCCACTTGAAGACCCTGAAGTAGCATTTTCTGTTGTTGTGCCATGGGTACATGATGATAAAACAGGAATCAATGGATATATCGGTCGTGAAATTATGGACGCTTACTATGATTTGAAAAAACAAGCATTAACTGGTGAAGCTCCAAAAGATGAAAAAGAGAAAAAAAATAATACACAAGATGATGAATAA
- the pstB gene encoding phosphate ABC transporter ATP-binding protein, translated as MVATVVNVQVKNEKKIEAAPKKVVFDTKNLNLWYGEDHALKDINLSIHENEVTAIIGPSGCGKSTYLKTLNRMVELVPIVRTTGVIEYRERNIFDKAYPVEELRTHVGMVFQKPNPFPKSIYENVAYGPKIHGVRDKKTLDEIVEKSLRGAAIWDELKDRLHDNAYGLSGGQQQRLCIARCLAIEPDVILMDEPTSALDPISTLKVEELIQELKKDFSIVIVTHNMQQAARISDKTAFFLSGEVVEYTDTNKLFTTPADKRTEDYITGRFG; from the coding sequence ATGGTAGCAACAGTAGTAAATGTACAGGTGAAAAATGAGAAGAAGATTGAGGCAGCACCAAAAAAAGTAGTGTTTGATACGAAAAATTTAAATTTATGGTACGGAGAAGACCATGCTTTAAAAGATATCAACTTAAGTATTCATGAGAATGAAGTAACAGCGATTATCGGTCCAAGTGGTTGCGGGAAATCAACATACTTAAAAACGTTAAATCGTATGGTAGAGTTAGTACCTATCGTTCGAACTACGGGAGTTATCGAATATAGAGAACGAAATATATTCGATAAAGCATATCCCGTTGAAGAATTACGTACGCATGTGGGTATGGTATTCCAAAAGCCAAATCCATTCCCGAAATCTATTTATGAAAATGTAGCATATGGACCGAAAATTCATGGTGTTCGTGACAAAAAAACACTTGATGAAATCGTTGAAAAAAGCTTGCGCGGAGCAGCCATTTGGGATGAGTTAAAAGATCGTTTGCACGATAATGCATATGGTTTATCTGGTGGGCAGCAACAACGTCTATGTATTGCACGCTGCTTAGCGATTGAGCCAGACGTAATTTTAATGGATGAACCAACATCAGCGTTAGATCCAATTTCAACATTAAAAGTAGAAGAACTAATTCAGGAGTTAAAGAAAGATTTTAGTATTGTTATTGTAACGCACAACATGCAACAAGCAGCACGTATTTCAGATAAAACTGCCTTCTTCTTAAGTGGAGAAGTTGTGGAATATACAGATACAAATAAATTATTTACAACACCTGCAGATAAGCGAACAGAAGACTACATTACAGGACGATTTGGTTGA
- the sodA gene encoding superoxide dismutase [Mn]: MAKHELPNLPYAYDALEPHFDKETMNIHHTKHHNTYITNLNAALEGHAELADKSVEELVTNLNEVPEAIRTAVRNNGGGHANHTFFWTILSPNGGGQPVGELATAIEAKFGSFDTFKEEFAKAGATRFGSGWAWLVVNNGELEVTSTPNQDSPLTEGKTPVIGLDVWEHAYYLNYQNRRPDYIGAFWNVVDWNVAEKLYQEAK, translated from the coding sequence ATGGCAAAACACGAATTACCAAATTTACCTTATGCGTACGATGCTTTAGAACCTCACTTTGATAAAGAAACAATGAACATCCATCATACAAAACATCACAACACGTATATTACAAACTTAAACGCTGCTTTAGAAGGTCATGCAGAATTAGCTGACAAAAGCGTTGAAGAATTAGTAACAAACTTAAACGAAGTACCTGAAGCAATCCGTACAGCAGTACGTAACAATGGTGGCGGACATGCTAACCATACATTCTTCTGGACAATCCTATCTCCAAACGGCGGAGGACAACCAGTAGGTGAACTTGCAACTGCGATTGAAGCGAAATTCGGTAGCTTCGATACATTCAAAGAAGAATTTGCAAAAGCTGGCGCAACTCGCTTCGGTTCTGGTTGGGCTTGGTTAGTAGTAAACAATGGTGAGTTAGAAGTAACAAGCACTCCAAACCAAGATTCTCCTCTAACTGAAGGTAAAACTCCAGTTATCGGTTTAGATGTTTGGGAGCATGCTTACTACTTAAATTACCAAAACCGTCGTCCTGACTACATCGGTGCATTCTGGAACGTTGTAGATTGGAACGTTGCTGAAAAACTTTACCAAGAAGCAAAATAA
- the pstA gene encoding phosphate ABC transporter permease PstA yields the protein MRMLDHKKIQENMASRFLKDRIYKSLFYIAILFSIVILFILLFQIFEKGMSYLSIDFFTNFASRNPKEAGIAAALSGTILFMSIVIPVSFIFGVGTALYLEHYAKESVFKKLIELNNQTLAGVPSVVFGLLGLTIFVYALHLGESIIAAALTMSLLVLPTVVVASQEAIRSVPSSLLEASYGLGATKWQTMYQIVLPVALPGILTGCTLAVSRAIGEAAPLLVIGALAFANYVPFSMFDRFTVLPIQIFNWMSRPQEEFQYVAAAGMIVLLGLLLFINIFVLWLRNRK from the coding sequence ATGCGAATGTTAGATCATAAAAAAATACAAGAAAATATGGCATCACGTTTTTTAAAAGATAGAATTTACAAATCATTATTTTATATAGCGATTTTGTTTTCAATCGTAATTCTGTTTATTTTATTGTTTCAAATTTTTGAAAAAGGTATGAGTTATCTTTCAATAGATTTTTTTACAAACTTCGCTTCACGTAATCCGAAAGAAGCTGGGATTGCTGCTGCTTTGTCAGGGACAATATTATTTATGAGTATTGTTATACCGGTCTCTTTTATATTTGGGGTCGGAACAGCTCTTTATTTAGAGCATTATGCGAAAGAGTCCGTTTTTAAAAAATTAATAGAATTGAATAATCAAACATTAGCGGGAGTACCTTCCGTTGTGTTTGGTTTACTCGGATTAACTATTTTCGTATACGCCCTCCATTTGGGAGAGAGTATAATCGCAGCGGCACTGACGATGAGTTTACTCGTCTTACCAACAGTTGTTGTGGCTAGCCAAGAAGCGATTCGATCTGTACCAAGTTCCTTATTAGAAGCTTCTTACGGATTAGGTGCTACGAAATGGCAAACGATGTATCAAATTGTACTGCCAGTAGCTTTGCCAGGGATTTTAACAGGATGTACGTTAGCGGTATCGAGAGCAATCGGAGAAGCAGCACCGTTGTTAGTTATTGGGGCACTTGCATTTGCAAATTATGTTCCGTTTAGTATGTTCGATAGATTTACGGTTTTACCAATTCAAATTTTTAATTGGATGAGTAGACCACAAGAGGAATTTCAGTATGTAGCAGCAGCTGGGATGATTGTTTTGCTAGGATTGCTGCTCTTTATAAATATATTTGTCTTATGGTTACGAAATCGAAAATAA